From the Borrelia puertoricensis genome, one window contains:
- the nagB gene encoding glucosamine-6-phosphate deaminase — protein sequence MRLIIRSNYNEISKWAANHVAMRIKKFSPTKENPFILGLPTGSSPIGMYKHLIEMNQLGKISFENVVTFNMDEYIKLDKNHPESYHSFMWSNFFSHINIKKENIHMLNGNATNLINECEEYENKIKSYGGIMLFVGGIGPDGHIAFNEPGSSLSSRTRIKTLTQDTIIANSRFFENDINKVPKSALTVGVGTIMDAKEVMIIVNGHNKARALKHAIEKGVNHMWTISALQLHKNAIIVSDEAATYELKVGTVKYFNDIERDNFNNDI from the coding sequence ATGAGATTAATCATTCGATCTAACTATAATGAAATTTCAAAATGGGCTGCTAATCATGTAGCTATGAGAATAAAAAAGTTTTCACCAACAAAAGAAAACCCATTCATTTTAGGACTCCCAACGGGTAGCTCACCAATTGGAATGTATAAACATTTAATTGAAATGAATCAACTCGGAAAAATTTCATTTGAAAATGTAGTCACATTTAATATGGATGAATACATAAAATTAGATAAAAATCATCCTGAAAGCTATCACTCATTTATGTGGAGCAACTTTTTTTCACATATAAATATCAAAAAAGAAAATATACACATGTTAAATGGTAATGCTACTAATCTTATAAATGAATGTGAAGAATATGAAAACAAAATTAAATCTTACGGTGGCATTATGCTTTTTGTAGGAGGAATTGGACCTGATGGTCATATTGCATTCAATGAACCTGGATCATCACTGAGCTCAAGAACAAGAATTAAAACTTTGACTCAAGATACAATTATTGCAAACTCAAGGTTTTTTGAAAATGATATTAATAAAGTTCCCAAAAGTGCCTTAACAGTAGGGGTTGGAACAATTATGGATGCAAAAGAAGTGATGATTATAGTCAATGGACATAATAAAGCAAGAGCATTAAAACATGCTATTGAAAAAGGAGTAAATCATATGTGGACAATTAGTGCTCTACAGTTACATAAAAACGCAATCATAGTATCAGACGAAGCTGCAACATATGAACTAAAAGTCGGTACAGTAAAGTATTTCAATGATATTGAAAGAGATAATTTTAATAATGACATATAA
- the yidD gene encoding membrane protein insertion efficiency factor YidD, with product MHIFKKFFIIFNLILILLIKIYQNTLSKIVGFHCIYEPSCSNYALECLKKYNIITALILIILRLLRCNALFKGGFESLPTEKPILNSLKIFKTRLIK from the coding sequence ATGCATATTTTCAAAAAATTTTTTATAATATTCAACTTGATACTTATTTTATTAATCAAAATATATCAAAACACTCTTTCCAAAATTGTTGGTTTTCACTGCATATATGAACCCAGCTGTTCAAATTACGCACTAGAATGTCTCAAAAAATATAACATCATAACAGCTCTTATTTTAATTATATTAAGACTGCTTAGATGTAATGCTCTATTTAAAGGGGGTTTTGAATCATTACCAACTGAAAAGCCAATATTAAATTCATTAAAAATCTTTAAAACAAGATTAATTAAATAA
- a CDS encoding ABC transporter permease, which yields MNRDFIVANIDKAFNFLVDNFSDSNGIGFAKIVIFFYDNLKKLFLLINPVFFIILICVLSFLFLKKRLALLIMLGFCFILYFNLWEVSMDTISIIFVSVFFSVIWGILIGILGGYYSKFYVFLKPLLDLMQAMPPFIYLIPAIPFFGMGTSSAIFATIIFAMPPVIRYTRLGIIQVSGEVIEAAKSFGSSNIRILFQIQLPLALQSIIEGINQSIMMAISMIVIAAMVGSSGLGRTVIYSVERLHFGEGLISGLAVVVIAIILDRIMQAIFIKFSYLNTDNYGVKKENKFKRFFEMYNK from the coding sequence ATGAATAGAGATTTTATAGTTGCTAATATAGATAAGGCTTTTAATTTTTTAGTTGACAATTTTTCGGATTCTAACGGTATAGGGTTTGCGAAAATCGTAATTTTTTTTTATGATAATTTGAAAAAGTTGTTTCTTTTAATTAATCCTGTTTTTTTTATTATTCTAATTTGTGTTTTAAGCTTTTTATTTTTAAAGAAAAGATTAGCTCTTTTGATTATGTTAGGTTTTTGCTTTATTTTGTATTTTAATCTTTGGGAAGTTTCAATGGATACGATATCAATTATTTTTGTGTCTGTGTTCTTTTCGGTAATTTGGGGAATTTTAATAGGTATTTTAGGTGGATATTATTCAAAATTTTATGTATTTTTAAAACCATTGCTTGATTTAATGCAAGCAATGCCCCCATTTATTTATTTAATACCAGCTATACCTTTTTTTGGTATGGGTACATCTTCAGCTATTTTTGCTACGATAATTTTTGCAATGCCTCCAGTTATTAGATATACAAGACTAGGGATTATTCAAGTTTCAGGGGAAGTCATTGAGGCAGCAAAATCTTTTGGAAGTAGTAATATTCGTATTCTTTTTCAGATTCAGTTGCCATTAGCTCTTCAAAGCATAATAGAGGGAATTAATCAGTCAATAATGATGGCAATATCTATGATAGTAATCGCGGCAATGGTTGGTTCATCAGGACTTGGTAGAACTGTAATATATTCTGTTGAGAGATTGCATTTTGGTGAGGGCTTAATATCTGGATTAGCTGTTGTAGTAATAGCTATTATTTTAGATAGAATTATGCAGGCTATTTTTATCAAGTTTAGTTACTTAAATACTGATAATTATGGAGTGAAAAAAGAAAATAAGTTTAAAAGATTTTTTGAAATGTATAATAAATAA
- the fliD gene encoding flagellar filament capping protein FliD yields MSSGFFVPGVDNKYNTKEIRESMLKPDKAKIDSSVKKLENLEQEKRAWQMINKKISTLNSLARQIMSLNSPFNYMSGNSSNNDILSLSARYGAKNETYKIDVNQIASSDIFLSANFKQKDISIPSGDYVFLVGNKEIKIRNNGDIDSLVKDINNRGKEFLSAKIVRSDSDGNSRLILRSLKEGENNKLIMKGEALKLAKQIGILSELTTNFSPNLTEIVNNQQSSSNKIFLDKDDIVLEPLSEISISIPENIEVSSRSKIKFEIKYYDSDDKGILKEIVFNPGDATFEGAKVEGEDSIINLESDHKLPLKERKYIQINMIKIHSGTNSLELPPINVASDFEKVEVEIGSLLDLKEINIENKVNNKVFVIRNIEIFDPKNRDGFLPINAKSFAENAKVKFDGVDVERDSNTVNDLIPNVTLNLKQASDDTIVVRVEPDYEGIKKLLLDFLVAYNQVLAEINIVSSNESNLEGQKSDVLEEWSYFSDEEREEAYKNLGILRAELALKNLRSRLELIMFNAYRTNDPNFSIINQIGVFTNSMSSSGGLSRYLGLDEKKFNEIIQSNINSVKELFAVDFNDDRIYDDGLAKMLGDYLSPLISSGGFIYNKIRDYDLKIPNQKNVVEDYKKKYEEREQKVEGELNTLDFTVKRMKEQEEILKSLNLQRQNR; encoded by the coding sequence ATGTCTTCTGGATTTTTTGTTCCAGGTGTGGATAATAAATATAATACTAAAGAAATCCGTGAATCGATGCTTAAACCTGATAAGGCCAAGATAGATTCATCTGTAAAAAAACTTGAAAACTTAGAGCAAGAGAAACGAGCTTGGCAAATGATTAATAAAAAGATCTCTACTTTAAATTCACTTGCAAGGCAAATTATGTCTCTTAATAGTCCTTTTAATTACATGTCAGGTAATTCTAGTAATAATGATATTCTCTCTTTATCTGCTCGTTATGGAGCTAAAAATGAAACTTATAAAATTGATGTTAATCAGATAGCAAGTTCTGATATTTTTTTATCTGCGAATTTTAAACAAAAGGATATTAGTATTCCTTCAGGAGATTATGTATTTTTAGTTGGTAATAAAGAGATTAAGATTAGGAATAATGGAGATATTGATTCTCTTGTAAAGGATATTAATAATCGAGGCAAGGAATTTTTATCTGCTAAAATTGTGAGAAGTGATAGTGATGGGAATAGTAGGTTGATTTTGCGGTCTTTAAAGGAAGGTGAGAACAATAAACTTATCATGAAAGGTGAGGCTTTAAAGCTTGCTAAACAGATAGGTATTTTAAGTGAGCTTACAACAAATTTTAGTCCTAATTTGACAGAAATCGTTAATAATCAACAAAGTAGTAGTAATAAAATTTTTCTTGATAAGGATGATATTGTATTAGAGCCTCTCTCAGAGATTTCAATAAGTATTCCAGAGAATATTGAGGTTAGTAGTAGAAGTAAAATTAAATTTGAAATTAAATATTATGATTCAGATGATAAAGGTATTTTAAAAGAGATTGTTTTTAATCCTGGAGATGCTACATTTGAGGGTGCTAAGGTTGAGGGTGAAGATAGTATAATTAATCTTGAATCTGATCATAAACTTCCTTTGAAAGAGAGAAAGTATATTCAGATTAATATGATTAAAATTCATAGTGGTACAAATTCTTTGGAGTTGCCCCCAATAAATGTTGCAAGTGATTTTGAAAAAGTCGAGGTTGAAATTGGTTCACTTTTGGATTTAAAAGAGATCAATATCGAAAATAAAGTTAATAATAAGGTTTTTGTTATTCGCAATATTGAGATCTTTGATCCAAAGAATAGAGATGGGTTCTTGCCAATAAATGCCAAGAGCTTTGCAGAAAATGCAAAGGTGAAGTTTGATGGAGTTGATGTTGAGCGTGATTCGAATACCGTTAATGATTTAATTCCGAATGTTACATTGAATTTAAAACAAGCATCGGATGATACTATTGTTGTTCGAGTTGAGCCTGATTATGAGGGAATTAAAAAACTTTTATTAGATTTTTTGGTAGCTTATAATCAGGTTCTTGCTGAAATTAATATTGTAAGTTCAAATGAGAGTAATTTGGAAGGTCAAAAATCGGATGTACTTGAAGAATGGTCCTATTTCAGTGATGAAGAGAGGGAAGAAGCTTATAAAAATTTGGGAATCCTTAGGGCAGAGCTTGCATTAAAAAATCTTAGATCAAGATTAGAATTAATCATGTTTAATGCATATAGGACTAATGATCCTAATTTTTCAATTATCAATCAAATAGGGGTGTTTACTAATTCTATGTCTTCATCGGGGGGGCTTTCGCGTTATTTAGGGCTTGACGAGAAAAAATTTAATGAGATAATACAAAGCAATATTAATTCAGTCAAGGAACTTTTTGCAGTTGATTTTAATGATGACCGCATTTATGATGATGGACTTGCTAAGATGCTTGGCGATTATCTATCTCCTTTGATAAGTTCTGGAGGATTTATTTATAATAAGATCAGAGATTATGATCTCAAAATTCCCAATCAGAAAAATGTTGTTGAAGATTATAAAAAGAAGTATGAGGAAAGAGAACAGAAGGTTGAAGGAGAACTTAATACTTTGGATTTTACTGTAAAGCGTATGAAGGAGCAAGAGGAAATCCTTAAGTCTTTGAATCTACAGAGGCAAAACAGATAA
- a CDS encoding flagellin gives MIINHNTSAINASRNNSINAANLSKTQEKLSSGHRINRASDDAAGMGVAGKINAQIRGLSQASRNTSKAINFIQTTEGNLNEVEKVLVRMKELAVQSGNGTYSDADRGSIQIEVEQLTDEINRIADQAQYNQMHMLSNKSAAQNIKTAEELGMQPAKINTPASLAGSQASWTLRVHVGANQDEAIAVNIYAANVANLFAGEGAQVAPAQEGAQQEGVQAAPAPAAAPAQGGVNSPVNVTTTVDANMSLSKIENAIRMVSDQRANLGAFQNRLESIKASTEYAIENLKSSYAQIKDATMTDEIVASTTNSILTQSAMAMIAQANQVPQYVLSLLR, from the coding sequence ATGATCATAAATCATAATACGTCAGCTATAAATGCTTCAAGGAATAATAGCATTAATGCTGCTAATCTTAGCAAAACTCAAGAAAAACTTTCTAGTGGGCATAGAATTAATCGTGCATCTGATGATGCTGCTGGAATGGGTGTTGCAGGAAAGATTAATGCTCAAATTAGAGGATTATCTCAGGCTTCTAGAAATACTTCAAAGGCTATAAATTTTATTCAAACAACAGAAGGGAATTTAAATGAAGTAGAGAAAGTATTAGTAAGAATGAAAGAACTTGCTGTTCAGTCTGGTAATGGTACATATTCAGATGCAGACAGAGGTTCTATTCAAATTGAAGTTGAGCAACTTACAGATGAAATCAACAGAATTGCTGATCAAGCTCAGTACAACCAAATGCATATGTTGTCCAACAAATCAGCTGCTCAAAATATAAAAACAGCTGAAGAGCTTGGAATGCAACCTGCAAAAATTAACACACCAGCATCATTAGCTGGATCACAAGCTTCATGGACATTAAGAGTACATGTGGGTGCAAATCAGGATGAAGCAATTGCTGTTAATATTTATGCAGCTAATGTTGCAAACCTTTTTGCAGGTGAAGGTGCTCAGGTTGCTCCAGCTCAGGAAGGTGCACAACAAGAGGGAGTTCAGGCTGCTCCAGCACCAGCAGCAGCTCCAGCTCAAGGTGGAGTTAATTCTCCAGTTAATGTTACAACTACTGTTGATGCTAATATGTCACTTTCAAAGATAGAAAATGCTATTAGAATGGTAAGTGATCAAAGAGCAAATCTTGGTGCTTTCCAGAACAGACTTGAGTCTATTAAGGCTAGCACAGAATATGCTATTGAAAACTTAAAATCATCTTATGCTCAAATTAAAGATGCAACAATGACAGATGAAATTGTTGCATCTACAACTAACAGCATTTTGACACAATCCGCAATGGCTATGATTGCACAAGCAAATCAAGTTCCTCAGTATGTATTATCATTGCTTAGATAA
- a CDS encoding glycine betaine ABC transporter substrate-binding protein, which yields MKGLLISVFISFILILFSCDKNDNSKDSGFKSVKSVKIAYVNWIGETVATNIMKVVFEKIGYNVEILPVTTSIMYQYLASGQVDGMVSAWVPTADKFYYEKFKDKFVDLGANYEGTLQGFVVPSYVTISSISELKGRGAEFKNKMVGIDAGAGTQLSVEGTLERYGLDKEYELISSSESVMLASLESAIKKHEWILVPLWKPHWAFTKYDIKFLDDPLLSMGGPESIHSLVRIGLKDADPDAYYLFDNFYWGDELLLSLIEKNYKEPGQEYRNAVEFVDVHKEYVKNWVPDKYKNLFN from the coding sequence ATGAAAGGTTTATTGATATCTGTTTTTATAAGTTTTATTTTAATTTTGTTTTCTTGTGATAAGAATGATAATTCTAAGGATAGTGGCTTTAAAAGTGTAAAATCAGTCAAGATTGCATATGTTAATTGGATAGGAGAAACGGTTGCTACCAATATTATGAAAGTTGTTTTTGAGAAAATAGGATATAATGTGGAGATATTACCTGTTACAACATCTATAATGTATCAGTATTTAGCATCAGGGCAGGTAGATGGTATGGTATCTGCATGGGTGCCTACGGCCGATAAATTTTATTATGAAAAATTTAAAGATAAGTTTGTTGATCTTGGTGCTAATTATGAGGGAACATTACAAGGGTTTGTGGTGCCAAGTTATGTTACAATTTCAAGTATTTCTGAACTTAAGGGTAGAGGAGCTGAATTTAAAAATAAAATGGTAGGCATAGATGCTGGAGCGGGTACGCAGCTTTCTGTAGAAGGAACCCTCGAGCGTTATGGATTAGATAAAGAATATGAACTTATCTCTTCAAGTGAGAGTGTAATGCTTGCAAGTTTAGAATCTGCCATTAAGAAGCATGAGTGGATTTTAGTTCCTTTATGGAAGCCTCATTGGGCATTTACCAAATATGATATTAAATTTTTAGATGATCCTTTGTTGTCAATGGGAGGTCCTGAGAGTATTCATTCTCTTGTTAGAATTGGACTTAAAGATGCTGATCCCGATGCTTATTATTTGTTTGATAATTTTTATTGGGGTGATGAGTTGTTGTTATCTTTAATAGAGAAAAATTATAAGGAGCCTGGACAGGAATATAGAAATGCTGTTGAATTCGTTGATGTTCATAAAGAATATGTCAAAAATTGGGTTCCAGATAAATATAAAAATTTATTTAATTAA
- a CDS encoding ATP-binding cassette domain-containing protein → MSKVSVKVRNLYKTFSYNKNKKQIVKAIKSYESGKDRSDIYKESSVFIANANISLDVYENEILVIMGMSGCGKSTFVRCLNGIHKVDSGSILVDNIEMNDINQKALSALRKDKFAMVFQNFGLFPHMNVLRNVTYGLEVKNVPKKIRIQRALDILKLVGLEGFEYKYINELSGGMKQRVGIARALVVNPDILLMDEAFSALDPLIRGEMQCELLRLVDKLKKTVVFITHDLIEAFKLGNRIAFMKDGEIVQVGRPLEILRDPKTDFIANFIKNLPVLNILKIKDIIKIDFILNGDADKCNVILEKENNNFNLYDLSVNKKCNNLISLNLGLDDEIKSVVKYLNKLDYLIIKGEQDDIIGYIDLGEIASLLAR, encoded by the coding sequence TTGTCTAAGGTTAGTGTTAAAGTCAGGAACCTTTATAAAACATTTTCTTATAATAAAAATAAAAAACAAATAGTTAAGGCTATAAAGAGTTATGAGAGTGGTAAAGATAGATCTGACATTTACAAAGAATCTTCTGTTTTTATTGCAAATGCAAATATCAGTCTTGATGTTTATGAGAATGAAATTTTAGTTATTATGGGTATGTCAGGTTGTGGTAAATCTACTTTTGTTAGATGTTTGAATGGTATACACAAAGTTGATTCTGGGTCTATTTTAGTGGATAATATAGAAATGAATGATATTAATCAAAAAGCACTCTCTGCTTTAAGAAAAGATAAATTTGCCATGGTTTTTCAGAATTTTGGACTTTTCCCACATATGAATGTTTTAAGGAATGTGACTTATGGACTTGAAGTTAAGAATGTTCCTAAAAAAATTAGGATTCAAAGAGCCCTTGATATTTTAAAACTTGTAGGTCTTGAAGGTTTTGAATATAAATATATAAATGAGCTTTCAGGTGGAATGAAACAGAGAGTAGGCATAGCACGAGCTTTAGTGGTTAACCCTGATATCCTTTTAATGGATGAGGCTTTTTCAGCTCTTGATCCTTTAATTAGAGGAGAAATGCAATGTGAGCTTTTAAGGTTGGTAGACAAATTAAAAAAGACGGTTGTATTTATTACTCATGATTTGATTGAAGCTTTTAAATTGGGAAATAGAATTGCTTTTATGAAGGATGGTGAGATTGTTCAGGTGGGTAGGCCTTTAGAAATATTAAGGGATCCCAAAACAGATTTTATAGCTAATTTTATTAAAAATCTTCCCGTTTTAAATATTTTAAAAATTAAGGATATTATTAAAATAGATTTTATTCTTAATGGTGATGCTGATAAATGTAATGTTATTCTTGAGAAAGAGAATAATAATTTTAATTTATATGATTTGTCTGTTAATAAAAAATGTAATAATCTTATTTCTTTAAATTTAGGTTTGGATGATGAGATCAAAAGTGTTGTTAAGTATTTAAATAAGTTGGATTATTTGATTATAAAAGGTGAACAAGATGATATTATTGGATACATTGATTTAGGGGAGATTGCTAGTTTGTTGGCGAGATAG
- the nagA gene encoding N-acetylglucosamine-6-phosphate deacetylase produces the protein MPNFCLFNSKSVLTGNDKIDNSAVLIKDSKIFDIVTADRLEKIDLQNYEMIDIKGNYITPGLYDNHIHGFHGYGTDQCSTNSIIKMSQYLAEYGVVGFLPTLYPRPTEEMIETIKACTEAIGKEKGAKILGLHLEGPFFSSEKKGAHPTSYLQQPSIEVMKKFIDAAGGTFTDSFGRKRTNIATMTVAPELKGMRELAMFCMENNITLQAGHTNAKYENMIEGFQVGILHTTHFFNAMSKLDHRNPNAIGATLIHGDVSCEIIADGHHIHPKLVLMLRKLKDISKLVLVTDGLTPTLQPSGKLIANGEEVYLNDDGLFHIVESDTIAGSALTMIQGIKNLVEFGYSLSDAIQASSYNPIRIINLEKKGLICHGYDANINVLDKDLDLKLTMIESKIIFNKL, from the coding sequence ATGCCAAATTTCTGTTTGTTCAATTCAAAATCTGTTCTGACAGGCAATGATAAAATAGACAATTCAGCGGTTCTTATTAAAGACAGTAAAATCTTTGATATCGTAACAGCTGATCGACTTGAAAAAATTGATCTACAAAACTATGAAATGATTGATATTAAGGGCAACTATATTACCCCTGGTCTTTATGACAATCACATACATGGATTTCACGGATACGGAACCGACCAATGCTCAACAAACTCAATAATTAAAATGTCACAATATTTAGCAGAGTATGGAGTAGTAGGATTTCTACCAACGCTATACCCACGTCCAACTGAAGAAATGATTGAAACAATCAAAGCATGTACCGAAGCAATAGGCAAAGAAAAAGGTGCAAAAATTTTAGGACTCCATCTTGAAGGACCATTTTTCTCTTCTGAAAAAAAAGGCGCCCATCCTACCTCCTATCTCCAACAACCAAGTATTGAGGTTATGAAAAAATTCATAGACGCCGCGGGGGGGACCTTTACGGATTCCTTCGGAAGAAAAAGAACAAATATTGCAACAATGACCGTTGCACCTGAACTTAAAGGCATGAGAGAGCTTGCAATGTTTTGCATGGAAAACAACATAACACTTCAAGCAGGACATACTAATGCAAAATATGAAAATATGATCGAGGGCTTTCAAGTAGGAATACTTCACACAACGCACTTTTTCAATGCAATGTCAAAACTTGATCACAGAAATCCAAATGCAATAGGAGCAACTTTAATTCATGGAGATGTATCTTGTGAAATTATTGCTGATGGACATCACATTCACCCAAAACTTGTTTTAATGCTTAGAAAACTTAAAGACATAAGCAAATTAGTGCTTGTAACTGATGGATTAACTCCAACACTACAACCGTCTGGAAAATTAATAGCTAATGGAGAAGAAGTATACCTTAACGATGACGGATTATTTCATATTGTAGAAAGTGACACAATCGCAGGATCGGCTCTCACAATGATACAAGGCATTAAAAATTTAGTAGAATTTGGATATAGCCTAAGCGATGCCATTCAAGCAAGTTCATACAATCCAATAAGGATAATTAATCTTGAAAAAAAAGGATTAATATGTCATGGTTATGATGCAAATATAAATGTCCTTGACAAAGACTTAGACTTAAAATTAACAATGATAGAATCAAAAATCATTTTCAATAAACTTTGA
- a CDS encoding superoxide dismutase, with product MFKLPELGYAYDVLEPYIDSKTMEIHHSKHHNSYTVNLNSVLEKTEINYSQDIESILKNIQRFPKEFQAAIRNNAGGYSNHTLYFRILKPGNKDNILENFEEHVNATFGSLDNLKMVLRDAAISIFGSGWAWLVIHASKELQIISRPNQDSPLMEDYKPILGIDVWEHAYYLKYQNRRIEYIDAFFNVLNWEEVSRVYNEIIE from the coding sequence GTGTTTAAATTACCAGAACTTGGTTATGCTTATGATGTTTTAGAGCCATACATTGATTCTAAGACAATGGAAATTCATCATAGTAAACATCATAATTCATATACAGTAAATTTAAATTCTGTTCTTGAGAAGACAGAAATAAATTATTCTCAGGATATTGAAAGTATATTAAAAAATATTCAGCGATTTCCCAAAGAGTTCCAAGCAGCTATTAGGAATAATGCTGGTGGATATTCTAATCATACTTTGTATTTTAGGATTTTAAAACCTGGGAACAAAGATAATATTTTAGAAAATTTTGAAGAGCATGTAAATGCTACTTTTGGCAGTCTTGATAATCTTAAGATGGTCTTAAGAGATGCAGCTATTAGTATTTTTGGAAGTGGTTGGGCTTGGCTAGTTATTCATGCAAGTAAAGAATTGCAGATAATATCAAGACCAAATCAGGACAGTCCTTTGATGGAAGACTATAAACCTATTTTAGGTATTGATGTTTGGGAACATGCTTATTATCTTAAATATCAAAATAGAAGGATTGAATATATTGATGCGTTCTTTAATGTTTTAAATTGGGAAGAGGTTTCAAGAGTATATAATGAAATCATAGAATAA